The following proteins are encoded in a genomic region of Roseofilum reptotaenium CS-1145:
- a CDS encoding DUF2301 domain-containing membrane protein, with protein sequence MTTNVEQPIYQGQFGSFTITEEDRQGVVIYRAGLTVSAVCMAIATTLTLWPNHNPETLFWLTPLYFLFCLALGVSLLTIHIYMAILHRLLQLFLIVGTISGLILTFSSAQPLALTVYTQPLTLFGIGFTFAALTGIYFKEGFCFHRLETKLLTPLVPILLLGVLFGTLPLQAQQIMLAAWSLLFLIFAGRKLIQPIPPDIGDKSVFEYLKNN encoded by the coding sequence ATGACAACTAATGTAGAACAACCGATTTATCAAGGTCAATTTGGTAGCTTTACCATTACTGAAGAAGACCGCCAAGGGGTGGTCATTTATCGTGCTGGGTTAACCGTTTCGGCTGTGTGTATGGCGATCGCCACTACCCTCACTCTCTGGCCGAATCATAACCCAGAAACTCTCTTCTGGCTCACTCCCCTCTATTTCCTCTTCTGTCTCGCATTAGGGGTTAGCCTGCTCACCATCCATATTTACATGGCTATCCTCCATCGTCTCTTACAATTATTTCTGATCGTTGGCACCATTTCTGGTCTGATCCTCACTTTCTCCAGTGCCCAACCCCTTGCCCTTACGGTATATACTCAACCTCTGACCTTATTCGGTATTGGATTCACCTTTGCCGCCCTCACCGGCATTTACTTCAAAGAAGGATTCTGTTTCCATCGTCTAGAAACCAAACTGCTCACCCCCCTAGTGCCCATTCTCCTCCTGGGTGTTCTCTTTGGTACTCTTCCCCTGCAAGCTCAACAAATTATGTTAGCGGCCTGGAGCCTCCTATTTCTGATTTTTGCCGGGCGAAAACTGATCCAACCCATTCCCCCAGACATTGGCGATAAATCGGTTTTTGAATACCTGAAAAATAATTAA
- a CDS encoding PAS domain S-box protein — MLRVKQRFHRLFQTVPLGVALIVPFLLQIAIAVGLTGYFSWYHGKAAVENVTSRLQAEITAHLDDRLVNTLSIAHQINHVNANAIAWGETDPNNLEQLSQKFYEQLQLFPQIREIQFANSQGEWVSVRHSQKDNWSLELAIASSTTDGQFHIYSLDRGKRGALLRSLPNRDPRKSFWYQEATRNAIINNNSRQSWTTPYLSNTGQMSLDAVLPIYGRNQTQLGVLSTSIWLSKLQQFLQTLNERLDAQILIFSNTDGSIAPVVTPLESTYPLINSATDYLQTYLVQHPQIQEAIDLQVSLLDTPYTLHLSALSDHQDLNWLMAIFVPQDPFLEDIHQGGHVTAIVGLLALIAATVLGWLITRHIIRPIKQLSQVAIALSEGDWYRTADPWYNRTDALGTLALAFERMRYQLKRSHRQLQSYSRSLEAKIQARTEELEQEIRERQTMEIALRESEEKFSKAFRRTPHPITITCLRSGKHLEVSDSFLSLTGYSNDEVIGRTALELNLWVHVEERMHLFHLIQHKKQVKNYEFTYRTKAGEYRVALLSSDVITVNDKPCLLSVTTDITDRKQLEEDLRRSQQFLDSIIDHIPLAIYTKDITHNFQHLIWNQASEAIFGLGSDRVIGKTDAEIYPLEQATQYSAYDLQAVQQGKLLEIAEHPFQSLTRGKILLRTLKLPLYNRHGEATHLLCISEDISDRKQAETALQQAKEAAEMANRAKSEFLANMSHELRTPLNAILGFSQLMANNPKFAAGASEINIINRSGEHLLDLINDILEMSKIEAGRMTFVPTAFDLEQLLQTLEGMLHIRATSKRLTLTFDRPPDLVQYIQTDEQKLRQVLINLLGNAIKFTEQGTVELLISQVREDPLIRLQFAVQDTGIGIAEDELEQLFNPFVQTESGRRSHQGTGLGLSISQKFVQLMGGNIEVQSILGEGSCFRFEIQATLASAEGVDPVIVRNRVIGLAPGQPRYRMLIVDDIPENRLLLVRLLHPLALEILEAETGEEAIAHWQQYHPDLIWMDIRMSGMDGYETTRRIRELESQASPTQKSIIIALTASAFSQKRELVFAAGCDDFIAKPFQEETIWNTLAKHLGLEYIYEEALPPTDSPEPFTLTPNQLKIMPSEWIEAVHQSALSGDDERIIQLIAQIPPHYQGLINTLSDLVHHFHFNTLLELTDEQ; from the coding sequence ATGCTTCGTGTTAAGCAACGGTTTCATCGACTTTTCCAAACTGTACCCTTAGGAGTGGCCTTAATTGTGCCTTTTCTCCTGCAAATTGCGATCGCAGTGGGCTTAACTGGATATTTCTCTTGGTACCATGGCAAAGCAGCCGTTGAAAATGTCACCAGTCGCTTACAAGCAGAAATCACGGCTCATCTCGACGATCGTCTCGTTAATACTCTTTCCATTGCGCATCAGATTAATCACGTTAATGCTAATGCCATTGCTTGGGGAGAAACAGACCCAAACAACCTTGAGCAGTTAAGCCAAAAATTTTACGAACAACTCCAGTTATTTCCCCAGATCCGTGAAATTCAATTTGCCAATTCCCAAGGCGAATGGGTGAGTGTGCGTCATTCTCAGAAGGATAATTGGAGCCTAGAACTGGCGATCGCGTCCTCTACAACCGATGGTCAATTCCATATTTATTCCCTCGATCGAGGAAAACGGGGAGCGCTGTTGCGATCGCTTCCCAACCGCGATCCTCGTAAATCGTTTTGGTATCAAGAAGCCACTCGCAACGCCATTATCAACAACAATTCTCGCCAATCTTGGACAACGCCCTATCTCTCAAATACGGGACAGATGAGTCTAGATGCCGTCTTACCGATCTATGGCAGGAATCAAACCCAACTGGGTGTCCTATCTACTTCCATCTGGCTTTCTAAACTTCAGCAGTTTCTACAAACCTTGAATGAGCGACTAGATGCGCAGATTCTAATCTTTAGCAATACAGATGGAAGTATTGCGCCTGTAGTCACCCCTTTGGAGTCAACCTATCCTCTGATCAATAGTGCGACGGACTATCTCCAAACCTATTTAGTCCAGCACCCTCAAATACAAGAAGCCATTGACCTCCAGGTTAGCCTTCTTGATACTCCCTACACTCTGCACTTGAGTGCCCTAAGCGATCATCAAGACTTAAATTGGCTCATGGCGATTTTTGTCCCCCAAGATCCCTTTCTGGAGGATATTCACCAAGGAGGCCATGTTACCGCGATCGTCGGTTTACTGGCGTTGATCGCTGCCACTGTACTCGGTTGGCTTATCACTCGCCACATTATCCGACCGATTAAGCAACTCTCGCAAGTGGCGATCGCCCTTTCCGAAGGGGACTGGTATCGCACAGCCGATCCTTGGTACAATCGCACCGATGCCCTAGGAACTCTGGCTCTAGCCTTTGAGCGAATGCGCTATCAGCTCAAGCGCTCTCATCGTCAACTGCAATCCTATTCTCGGTCTTTAGAAGCTAAAATCCAAGCCAGAACGGAAGAACTCGAACAAGAAATCCGCGAGCGGCAAACGATGGAAATTGCTTTACGAGAATCGGAAGAAAAATTCTCCAAAGCCTTTCGTCGTACTCCCCACCCCATTACCATCACTTGTTTAAGGAGTGGCAAACATCTGGAAGTCAGTGATAGCTTCCTCAGTTTAACTGGCTACAGCAATGACGAAGTGATTGGTCGTACCGCGTTAGAGCTAAACCTTTGGGTTCATGTGGAAGAGAGGATGCACTTGTTTCACCTGATTCAGCACAAGAAGCAGGTGAAAAACTATGAATTTACTTATCGCACAAAGGCTGGAGAATATCGGGTGGCTCTACTCTCATCGGATGTGATTACGGTGAATGACAAACCCTGTTTACTTTCGGTGACCACTGATATTACCGATCGCAAACAGCTCGAGGAAGACTTACGGCGATCGCAACAATTCCTCGACAGCATCATCGATCATATTCCCCTAGCCATTTATACTAAGGATATTACCCACAATTTCCAACATCTAATTTGGAATCAAGCCAGCGAAGCGATTTTTGGTTTAGGGAGCGATCGCGTGATTGGCAAAACCGATGCCGAAATCTATCCCCTAGAACAAGCAACCCAATACAGTGCCTATGACTTGCAAGCCGTGCAACAAGGGAAACTTCTAGAGATCGCCGAGCATCCTTTTCAATCCCTCACGCGGGGCAAAATTCTACTCAGAACCCTCAAATTGCCCCTCTATAACCGCCACGGAGAAGCCACTCATTTACTCTGTATTTCTGAAGATATTAGCGATCGCAAACAAGCAGAAACTGCCCTTCAACAAGCCAAAGAAGCTGCGGAAATGGCTAACCGCGCCAAGAGTGAATTTTTAGCCAATATGAGCCATGAATTACGCACACCTTTGAATGCTATTTTGGGCTTTAGTCAATTAATGGCCAATAACCCTAAATTTGCGGCTGGAGCTTCAGAAATTAATATCATTAACCGCAGTGGAGAACATTTACTTGACCTGATTAATGACATTCTGGAAATGTCTAAAATAGAAGCAGGTCGGATGACATTTGTGCCAACCGCTTTCGACTTAGAGCAATTATTACAAACTTTAGAAGGAATGTTACATATCCGGGCAACTTCTAAAAGGTTAACGTTGACCTTCGATCGCCCCCCGGATTTAGTACAATATATTCAAACTGATGAACAAAAATTACGCCAAGTGTTGATTAATCTCTTGGGAAATGCAATTAAGTTTACAGAGCAAGGGACAGTCGAATTACTCATATCTCAGGTACGAGAAGATCCTTTAATTCGTTTGCAGTTTGCCGTTCAAGATACGGGAATTGGGATTGCAGAAGATGAATTAGAGCAATTATTTAATCCTTTTGTACAAACTGAGTCGGGAAGGCGATCGCATCAAGGAACCGGATTAGGGCTTTCCATTAGTCAAAAATTTGTCCAACTCATGGGGGGTAACATTGAAGTTCAAAGTATCCTGGGGGAAGGCAGTTGTTTTCGATTTGAAATTCAAGCCACCCTTGCCAGTGCGGAAGGAGTCGATCCCGTTATTGTACGCAATCGAGTAATAGGTTTAGCACCTGGACAACCTCGATATCGGATGCTAATTGTCGATGATATCCCTGAAAATCGTCTGTTATTGGTACGCTTATTACACCCTTTGGCATTGGAGATCCTTGAAGCCGAAACGGGAGAAGAGGCGATCGCCCATTGGCAGCAGTATCATCCCGATCTGATCTGGATGGATATCCGCATGTCAGGTATGGATGGATACGAAACCACTCGACGGATTCGGGAACTAGAAAGTCAAGCCTCCCCAACCCAAAAAAGCATCATTATTGCCCTGACTGCCAGTGCCTTTTCCCAAAAACGAGAGCTAGTCTTTGCTGCTGGATGTGATGACTTTATTGCTAAACCTTTTCAGGAAGAAACGATCTGGAATACGCTAGCCAAACATTTGGGTCTAGAGTACATCTATGAGGAAGCCTTACCCCCAACTGATAGCCCTGAGCCATTTACCCTTACGCCCAATCAGCTTAAAATAATGCCATCGGAGTGGATTGAGGCCGTACATCAATCGGCTTTAAGTGGCGATGATGAGAGGATTATCCAACTCATTGCCCAAATCCCTCCCCATTACCAGGGTTTAATTAACACCCTGTCTGATTTGGTGCATCATTTCCATTTCAATACTTTGTTGGAATTAACGGATGAACAGTAA
- a CDS encoding DUF3368 domain-containing protein, with product MGDHPAAQQVQDLSWLQVVTVNNQRLVEELQESFHLDLGESEAIALAEETKADQLLIDERAARRVALERKLPLIGTMGVLVLAKRQSLIPNVKDVLKQRQDRGTRISNHLYEQVLTLAQEI from the coding sequence GTGGGAGATCATCCAGCAGCGCAACAAGTACAGGATTTGTCGTGGCTACAAGTGGTCACCGTCAATAATCAGCGGCTTGTAGAGGAGTTACAGGAGTCTTTTCATTTAGACTTAGGAGAGTCAGAAGCGATCGCCTTAGCTGAAGAAACTAAAGCCGATCAATTACTGATTGATGAACGGGCAGCTAGACGAGTGGCACTAGAAAGAAAGTTACCCTTAATTGGAACCATGGGTGTTTTGGTATTGGCAAAGCGCCAGAGCCTGATTCCTAATGTTAAGGATGTTCTAAAGCAGAGGCAAGATCGGGGTACAAGGATTTCAAATCATCTCTATGAACAAGTTTTAACTTTGGCCCAAGAAATATAG
- a CDS encoding clan AA aspartic protease, giving the protein MISGIVADGYAIITIPFRIPNRADFPIQFVVDTGFTDELCLPLEAVALLNLPFKYDMQVNLADNSQVMLPVHKAMILWDGEEREVRVLATGRRPLVETALLGDYELAIQFIEGVLVTIDAL; this is encoded by the coding sequence GTGATTTCAGGTATCGTAGCTGACGGATACGCAATTATTACGATCCCATTTCGGATTCCCAATCGTGCTGACTTTCCGATTCAATTTGTAGTAGACACAGGATTTACAGATGAGCTTTGTTTACCACTAGAAGCAGTCGCATTATTAAATCTTCCTTTTAAGTATGATATGCAGGTAAATTTAGCAGATAACAGCCAGGTAATGCTTCCCGTTCACAAAGCAATGATTCTTTGGGATGGGGAAGAGCGAGAAGTTCGTGTGTTGGCGACAGGGCGACGACCTTTAGTTGAAACGGCTTTACTCGGTGACTATGAACTGGCGATCCAGTTTATAGAAGGTGTATTAGTAACGATTGATGCGTTGTAG
- a CDS encoding Rqc2 family fibronectin-binding protein — translation MQPVDFTTLMAICADLRDRSLPARLEQVFQRDRFRLSLALRMLQGRGWLTLCWHPQAAHIAMSSPPPKAPDTFTFSDQLRHQLNGLALVSIAEIAPWERAIDLQFAQRPGDPIRWHLIVEVMGKYSNVILVNQENIIVTAAHQVSEQQSSVRPILTGQPYVNPPALKNRIPSLEESFSDFRGRVGLIPGPLKRQLLQSYRGLSPRLIESWLFGTAIALHQPTDSLSDADWSLLYDRWQHWLHSLQQGTFTPGWTKKGYTVMPWDRVEVVESVQNLISGYYNEHLDRQEFSQLHYQLQQKVRSHLGKLHQKALLFRERLNQSQDADRYRYLADLLMAHLHQWQPGMQAIELADFETGKPVKIPLNLEKNGVQNAQALYKKHQKLKRSQLAVQPLLEAVETEQRYLEQVETTLLQLAEYGTAEDLSTLEEVREELIEQKYLDSPASDYQRNSHRSQPHRYQTPSGFEVLVGRNNRQNDRLTFRLAGAYDLWFHTQEIPGSHVLMRVSPGQVPDTEDLQFVANLAAHYSQGRQSKQIPVVYTEPKSVYKPKGAQPGMVVYKHERILWGCPQEAALES, via the coding sequence GTGCAACCGGTTGATTTTACGACTTTAATGGCCATTTGTGCCGATTTGCGCGATCGCTCTTTACCGGCTCGCTTAGAGCAGGTTTTTCAACGCGATCGCTTCAGGCTATCCCTTGCCCTGCGGATGCTTCAGGGGCGGGGATGGTTAACGCTGTGTTGGCATCCACAGGCAGCCCATATCGCCATGAGCAGCCCTCCCCCAAAAGCACCGGATACGTTTACATTTAGCGATCAGTTGCGCCATCAGCTTAATGGGTTAGCTCTGGTTTCCATTGCCGAAATTGCCCCTTGGGAGCGGGCAATTGATTTGCAGTTTGCCCAAAGACCGGGCGATCCGATTCGCTGGCACTTAATTGTGGAGGTGATGGGGAAGTATAGTAATGTGATTTTGGTCAATCAGGAAAATATAATTGTTACCGCTGCCCATCAGGTGAGCGAACAACAGTCGAGTGTACGCCCCATTTTGACGGGACAACCCTATGTGAATCCTCCAGCTCTAAAGAATCGGATACCTAGTCTAGAAGAGTCATTCAGTGATTTTCGGGGGCGGGTGGGATTGATTCCGGGGCCACTCAAGCGGCAATTACTGCAAAGTTATCGGGGGTTAAGTCCCCGGTTGATTGAGTCTTGGCTATTCGGGACGGCGATCGCTCTCCATCAACCCACAGATAGTTTAAGTGATGCTGATTGGTCTCTGCTGTATGATCGCTGGCAGCATTGGTTACACAGCTTGCAGCAGGGAACGTTTACACCGGGATGGACAAAAAAAGGGTATACGGTGATGCCTTGGGATCGGGTGGAGGTAGTCGAATCCGTACAGAATTTGATTAGTGGGTATTATAACGAGCATCTTGATCGGCAAGAATTTAGTCAATTACATTATCAATTGCAGCAAAAGGTGCGATCGCATTTAGGCAAGCTCCATCAAAAGGCGCTCCTATTCCGAGAACGGTTAAATCAATCCCAAGATGCCGATCGCTACCGGTATTTAGCCGACTTATTGATGGCTCATTTACACCAGTGGCAACCGGGGATGCAGGCGATTGAATTAGCCGATTTTGAAACCGGAAAACCGGTTAAAATTCCCCTCAATCTCGAAAAAAATGGCGTACAAAATGCCCAAGCGCTCTACAAAAAACACCAAAAACTTAAGCGCTCTCAACTTGCCGTTCAACCCCTTTTAGAAGCAGTTGAAACCGAACAGCGCTATCTCGAACAAGTAGAAACTACCCTACTGCAACTTGCGGAGTATGGCACGGCTGAGGATTTATCGACTCTAGAGGAAGTGCGCGAAGAATTAATTGAACAGAAGTATTTAGACTCTCCAGCATCCGACTATCAACGCAACTCCCACCGCTCCCAACCCCATCGTTACCAAACTCCTAGCGGGTTTGAAGTTCTCGTCGGTCGCAATAATCGCCAAAACGATCGCTTAACCTTTAGACTAGCTGGAGCATACGATCTATGGTTCCATACCCAAGAGATTCCTGGCAGTCATGTGTTGATGAGAGTCTCTCCGGGACAGGTTCCGGATACCGAAGACCTCCAGTTTGTGGCTAATCTAGCCGCCCATTATAGCCAAGGACGGCAAAGTAAGCAGATTCCAGTGGTTTACACAGAACCGAAATCGGTGTATAAACCGAAAGGCGCTCAACCTGGAATGGTTGTCTATAAGCATGAGCGTATTCTTTGGGGGTGTCCCCAAGAAGCAGCGCTCGAATCATAA
- a CDS encoding DUF29 domain-containing protein produces MTKIDQLSDLYEIDNEEWFSQTLKLLKNKQLDRLDLDHLIEALESVGRRDRLTVESFLEQIVRHLLLLQYGQEKYDYNANHWQAEIMSFRTQLHEYLTQNLRNHLEENQSKIYQKALKYVRKKTGLIVDFPEDCPYNLEQLLDQDWLP; encoded by the coding sequence ATGACTAAGATCGATCAATTGAGTGATCTTTATGAGATCGATAATGAGGAATGGTTCTCTCAAACCTTGAAACTCTTGAAAAACAAACAACTCGATCGTCTCGATTTAGATCATCTGATTGAGGCATTAGAATCCGTGGGTCGCCGAGACAGATTAACTGTTGAGAGTTTTCTTGAACAAATTGTCAGACATTTACTTCTTCTCCAATATGGGCAAGAAAAATATGATTATAATGCCAATCATTGGCAAGCTGAAATCATGAGTTTTAGAACCCAACTTCACGAATATTTAACCCAAAATCTACGAAATCATTTGGAAGAAAACCAGTCAAAAATTTATCAAAAAGCATTAAAATATGTCAGGAAAAAGACAGGGCTGATAGTCGATTTCCCTGAAGACTGTCCTTACAATCTTGAACAATTACTCGATCAAGACTGGCTTCCTTAA
- a CDS encoding hybrid sensor histidine kinase/response regulator, whose protein sequence is MNSKVLADVLIVDDTPNNLRLLSSMLTEKGYKVRKAIDAKGALKAIEVLKPDLILLDIRMPEMDGYQVCHILKADTRTQDIPVIFISALDETVDKVRAFNVGGVDYITKPFQAPEVLARVATHLQIHQLQQQLETQNTQLQAEIVERQKAEAGLKVLLHAVSHDLRNPVTGMLMVFKNLLKRDSFALTRSMVERMADSCDRQLNLINSLIETQHSEIWGVSLNCESLSLSTLTAQLAADWEPILSQNQATLEDRITSTLPLINGDRQQLWRVFENLFANALKHNPPGLSLTLSARVEGDWVRCTVGDNGTGMSKKQCETLFQPYTRGDRETRKTGLGLGLYLCSQIIHAHGGEIGVDSVVNEGTNFWFTLPTL, encoded by the coding sequence ATGAACAGTAAAGTTCTAGCCGATGTGTTAATTGTAGACGATACGCCCAACAATTTGCGTTTGTTATCGTCGATGTTAACGGAAAAAGGTTATAAGGTGCGTAAGGCGATCGATGCTAAAGGGGCGCTCAAAGCCATTGAGGTGCTAAAACCGGATTTAATTTTGTTGGATATTCGGATGCCGGAAATGGATGGGTATCAAGTATGTCACATTTTGAAGGCTGATACTCGGACTCAAGATATTCCAGTAATTTTTATTAGTGCTTTAGATGAGACGGTGGATAAGGTGCGAGCATTTAATGTGGGGGGAGTAGATTATATTACAAAACCCTTTCAAGCGCCGGAAGTGTTGGCGAGGGTAGCGACTCATTTGCAGATTCATCAATTACAACAGCAGTTAGAGACTCAAAATACTCAGTTGCAAGCGGAAATTGTGGAACGGCAAAAGGCGGAAGCCGGATTAAAAGTTTTGTTACATGCGGTTTCCCATGATTTGCGGAATCCGGTAACCGGGATGTTGATGGTGTTTAAAAATTTGTTGAAGCGGGATTCGTTTGCTTTAACCCGATCGATGGTAGAGCGGATGGCAGATAGTTGCGATCGCCAGTTAAATTTAATTAATTCTTTGATTGAAACCCAACACAGTGAGATTTGGGGGGTGTCTCTCAATTGTGAATCCTTATCATTATCTACATTAACTGCTCAGTTGGCAGCAGATTGGGAACCGATATTGAGTCAAAATCAGGCGACTTTAGAAGATCGGATAACGTCTACTTTACCCCTAATTAACGGCGATCGCCAGCAACTGTGGCGGGTATTTGAAAACCTGTTCGCCAATGCCCTCAAGCATAATCCCCCTGGTTTAAGCCTGACTCTCAGCGCTAGAGTAGAAGGGGATTGGGTGCGGTGTACCGTGGGAGATAATGGTACAGGAATGAGCAAAAAACAGTGTGAAACGCTGTTTCAACCCTATACAAGGGGCGATCGGGAAACACGCAAAACTGGATTAGGCTTAGGACTATATTTATGTTCCCAAATCATTCACGCCCATGGCGGCGAAATCGGAGTAGATAGTGTTGTGAATGAAGGCACCAATTTCTGGTTTACGTTGCCGACGCTATAG
- a CDS encoding ABC transporter permease encodes MIDCFSPSLISETPVLLDPFQLYTLPLGDWVSNFVDFLVAQFRPVFQLIRVPFAFVLNGIEVGLLAIPPTLFLIFLGLLVWQFCGSAIAIYSLVAMVGIGLLGTWEPAMTTLSLVICAVTFCILIGLPIGILAARNDRFDSILRPLLDAMQTLPSFVYLVPVVMLFGIGEVPGVIVTLIFAVPPLIRLTNLGIRQVSKEVVEAAIAFGSTPNQVLWEAQVPLALPTILAGVNQSILLALSMVVVASMISVEGLGQMVLRGIGRLDVGLAAVGGISIVLVAILLDRVTQALGKPQKVSWKKRGPVGLLLSFPQKHEIDLGKGF; translated from the coding sequence ATGATTGATTGTTTCTCTCCTTCTTTAATCAGTGAAACACCGGTTTTACTTGACCCTTTTCAACTGTATACCCTGCCCCTAGGGGATTGGGTTTCCAATTTTGTCGATTTTTTGGTCGCTCAATTTCGCCCGGTTTTCCAACTGATTAGAGTTCCCTTTGCCTTTGTCCTGAATGGGATTGAAGTGGGTTTGTTGGCGATTCCTCCAACTTTATTCTTAATCTTCTTAGGGTTGCTAGTGTGGCAATTTTGTGGTTCTGCCATTGCGATCTATAGTTTAGTTGCCATGGTAGGAATTGGCTTATTGGGAACCTGGGAACCGGCAATGACCACCTTATCCCTGGTAATTTGTGCGGTGACGTTTTGTATTCTGATTGGTCTACCGATTGGCATTTTAGCCGCCAGAAACGATCGCTTTGACTCCATTTTGCGGCCGCTTCTGGATGCCATGCAAACCTTGCCCTCCTTTGTTTATTTGGTTCCTGTGGTCATGCTCTTTGGTATTGGAGAAGTCCCTGGAGTCATTGTAACTTTGATTTTTGCGGTTCCACCCCTAATTCGATTAACCAATCTGGGGATTCGTCAAGTCTCGAAGGAAGTGGTGGAAGCGGCGATCGCGTTTGGTTCGACTCCCAACCAAGTCCTCTGGGAAGCTCAAGTTCCCCTGGCTCTACCCACTATCCTGGCTGGCGTGAATCAATCCATTCTCTTAGCCCTCTCCATGGTCGTTGTGGCTTCGATGATTTCTGTCGAAGGTCTGGGTCAAATGGTATTACGAGGTATTGGTCGTTTAGATGTGGGATTAGCGGCTGTTGGTGGGATCAGTATTGTGTTAGTTGCGATCCTATTAGACCGGGTAACCCAAGCTTTGGGTAAACCCCAAAAAGTCTCTTGGAAAAAACGCGGGCCGGTGGGCTTGTTGCTTTCTTTTCCCCAAAAACACGAGATCGACCTAGGAAAAGGCTTCTAA
- a CDS encoding quaternary amine ABC transporter ATP-binding protein, producing the protein MSETKIHLENLIKIYGKHPSRALQRFREGANREMILKETGNVLGIADVSLKINRGELFVIMGLSGSGKSTLVRCINRLIEPTSGNIYIDGEEVVHTSQQRIREIRRTKMAMVFQKFGLFPHKTVVENVAYGLKVQGMGLKERRHKAIEILERVGLAQWRNYLPSSLSGGMQQRVGLARALATDAEILLMDEAFSALDPLIRREMQDELIRLQAELHKTIVFISHDIQEALKIGDRVAIMKDGAVVQVGTPEDLVLSPIDDYVSAFTQDVNRAQVLKIGTVARKTTPLNRHQYTIEIALEQMKKQGVSQLYVVNENKVPVGLLQKQRLEYALNNGNQDLAHLIVNDFPKIEDSHCLEAAFSLSDSGMAIAVTNPDGKFHGIITPKEVLMSMSQ; encoded by the coding sequence ATGAGTGAAACCAAAATCCACCTGGAAAATTTAATCAAAATTTACGGAAAACACCCCTCGAGAGCTTTGCAAAGGTTCCGAGAGGGGGCAAACCGTGAGATGATCTTGAAGGAAACCGGTAATGTTCTGGGTATCGCCGATGTTTCCTTGAAAATTAATCGCGGGGAACTCTTTGTAATCATGGGATTATCTGGATCGGGGAAATCAACCCTGGTTCGTTGCATTAATCGATTGATTGAACCCACCAGTGGCAATATTTACATTGATGGTGAGGAAGTGGTTCATACGAGTCAACAGAGAATCCGGGAAATTCGTCGCACTAAAATGGCGATGGTGTTTCAGAAGTTTGGCTTATTTCCCCATAAGACAGTCGTAGAAAATGTGGCTTATGGGTTGAAGGTGCAAGGGATGGGACTCAAGGAGCGCCGACATAAGGCTATAGAGATTTTAGAGCGAGTGGGATTAGCACAGTGGCGCAATTATTTGCCCTCGTCTTTGAGTGGAGGAATGCAACAACGGGTAGGGTTAGCTCGTGCGTTAGCCACAGATGCAGAAATTTTGCTAATGGATGAAGCCTTTAGTGCCCTCGACCCCTTAATTAGGCGCGAAATGCAAGATGAATTGATTCGCTTGCAAGCTGAACTGCATAAAACGATTGTCTTTATTAGTCATGATATTCAAGAAGCGCTGAAAATTGGCGATCGTGTGGCGATCATGAAAGATGGTGCAGTGGTACAAGTGGGAACTCCTGAAGATTTGGTGTTAAGTCCCATTGATGATTATGTGAGTGCCTTTACGCAGGATGTTAATCGCGCTCAAGTGCTGAAAATTGGCACAGTAGCACGGAAGACGACCCCCTTAAATCGACATCAATATACGATTGAGATTGCTCTAGAACAGATGAAAAAACAAGGGGTCAGTCAGCTCTATGTTGTCAATGAGAACAAAGTTCCGGTTGGTTTGCTCCAGAAGCAGCGTCTTGAGTATGCGCTCAACAATGGCAATCAAGATTTAGCTCATCTGATAGTTAATGACTTTCCCAAAATTGAAGATTCCCATTGTTTAGAAGCGGCCTTTTCGCTGTCGGATTCCGGGATGGCGATCGCTGTCACCAATCCTGATGGAAAATTCCACGGCATCATTACCCCCAAAGAAGTATTAATGAGTATGAGTCAATAA